From a single Fulvivirga ulvae genomic region:
- a CDS encoding methylmalonyl-CoA mutase family protein, translated as MSERQENLFIDFKNSPKEDWIKKATSDLKGEDVFEKYNWNFNDKITLEPYYDESDLKSIKGIEKFQNRLILKENPTGENRYWENLQKIIVNDSKAANKQALEALNNGADGLIFDLTHTQNVLLTDLLYDILLDYCSVSFVVGADFKQHLYNYTDLIDDRGIDHQSISGIIFLNEPNRTTGNYLEVFKAIINFPGLSLNISSGEKDISTAIADLLHTAVSVINTLDAAEFDIRQITSKISFSSLVSKDYFGEIAKTRALRSLYFQLSHAYKADDFNPEDLHIHCVSPAWAEEKYQPHANMLKSTTAAMSAILGGCDSLLTEPEDYGNTLMVRIARNVSSILKEESYFNKTTDPAAGSYYLEVLTDKLAREAWLKFQQKVKQEKEKIQ; from the coding sequence ATGAGTGAACGACAAGAAAATTTATTTATTGACTTTAAAAACTCTCCAAAAGAGGACTGGATAAAAAAAGCCACCTCTGACCTGAAAGGGGAAGATGTTTTTGAAAAATATAACTGGAATTTTAACGACAAAATCACCCTTGAGCCCTACTATGACGAAAGCGATCTGAAATCCATTAAAGGAATTGAAAAATTTCAGAACAGGCTTATTTTAAAAGAAAACCCTACGGGTGAGAACCGGTACTGGGAGAACCTCCAAAAAATAATTGTAAACGACTCTAAAGCAGCAAATAAGCAAGCACTGGAAGCCCTCAATAACGGTGCTGACGGCCTCATTTTTGACCTGACTCATACACAAAATGTCTTACTTACCGATTTGCTTTATGACATTTTATTAGACTATTGCAGTGTTTCCTTCGTAGTGGGAGCCGACTTTAAACAGCATTTATATAACTACACTGACTTAATTGACGATAGGGGCATCGATCACCAAAGTATATCGGGCATTATTTTTTTAAATGAGCCCAACCGGACCACTGGTAATTATCTCGAAGTATTCAAAGCTATCATTAATTTTCCCGGGCTGTCTCTGAACATTAGTTCCGGGGAAAAAGACATTTCAACCGCCATTGCCGACTTACTTCATACGGCTGTTTCGGTAATCAACACTTTGGATGCTGCTGAATTCGATATTCGTCAGATCACTTCAAAGATCTCTTTCAGTTCCCTGGTATCAAAAGACTACTTTGGTGAGATAGCTAAAACAAGGGCATTGAGGAGTCTGTATTTCCAGCTGAGCCACGCTTATAAAGCTGACGACTTTAACCCTGAAGACCTGCACATACATTGTGTTTCGCCTGCATGGGCAGAAGAAAAATATCAGCCTCATGCCAACATGCTAAAATCAACCACCGCGGCCATGTCTGCAATATTAGGAGGGTGCGACAGTCTGTTGACCGAGCCGGAAGACTATGGCAATACGCTCATGGTAAGGATCGCCCGTAATGTAAGTTCTATTCTAAAAGAAGAGTCTTATTTTAATAAAACCACTGATCCTGCCGCAGGGTCTTACTACCTGGAAGTACTTACCGATAAGCTGGCCCGGGAAGCCTGGCTTAAGTTTCAACAAAAAGTAAAACAGGAAAAAGAAAAGATACAATAA
- the scpA gene encoding methylmalonyl-CoA mutase, translated as MQPDFTHIKYNEFTPKKENSHQSTTTASAEKIDIQSYYSKKDFEKLEHTGFSAGIPPYLRGPYSTMYAGRPWTIRQYAGFSTAEESNAFYRRNLAAGQKGLSVAFDLATHRGYDSDHPRVAGDVGKAGVAIDSVLDMKVLFDQIPLDKMSVSMTMNGAVLPVMAFYIAAAEEQGVKPEQLSGTIQNDILKEFMVRNTYIYPPLPSMKIIADIFEYTSRNMPRFNSISISGYHMQEAGATADIELAYTLADGMEYLRTGINAGMDIDVFAPRLSFFWAIGMNHFMEIAKMRAGRLLWAKIVKQFNPKDPKSMALRTHCQTSGWSLTEQDPYNNVTRTCVEALAAALGHTQSLHTNALDEAIALPTDFSARIARNTQLYLQNETGITRVVDPWGGSYYVESLTAELVDKAWALIEEVEELGGMAKAIESGVPKMRIEEAAARKQARIDSGKDIIVGVNKYQTDEEPDFDILEVDNTRVRNQQIERLNKLKAERNQEEVQESLRAITETAKSGNGNLLELAVDAARKRATLGEISDAMEEVYGRHKATIRSISGVYSGEAKMDNNFKEAKVLSDKFAEEEGRRPRIMVAKMGQDGHDRGAKVIATSFADLGFDVDIGPLFQTPEEVAQQAAENDVHVIGASSLAAGHKTLVPELINALKKLGREDIMVIAGGVIPPKDYDYLYKAGVSGIFGPGTVIAEAAKDILNKLLKS; from the coding sequence ATGCAACCAGATTTTACCCATATAAAATATAATGAATTTACTCCAAAAAAGGAAAATTCACATCAGTCTACTACTACAGCATCTGCCGAAAAAATAGATATACAGTCATATTACTCAAAGAAAGATTTTGAAAAGCTTGAACATACCGGTTTCTCAGCGGGCATACCGCCTTACCTGAGAGGACCGTATTCAACCATGTATGCCGGCAGACCCTGGACTATACGCCAATATGCAGGTTTCTCTACAGCAGAAGAGTCCAATGCGTTTTACAGAAGAAACCTGGCAGCGGGCCAGAAAGGACTTTCTGTAGCATTTGATCTGGCTACACACCGTGGCTATGATTCTGACCATCCAAGGGTAGCCGGTGATGTCGGCAAAGCCGGGGTAGCCATAGATTCGGTGCTGGATATGAAGGTGCTCTTCGATCAGATCCCTCTCGATAAAATGTCTGTTTCCATGACTATGAATGGTGCCGTGCTGCCGGTGATGGCATTTTACATAGCTGCTGCCGAAGAGCAGGGTGTAAAACCTGAGCAGCTTAGCGGAACCATACAAAATGACATTCTAAAGGAGTTTATGGTAAGGAATACATACATATATCCTCCACTCCCATCCATGAAGATCATTGCCGACATTTTTGAATACACCTCCAGAAACATGCCCCGGTTCAACTCCATAAGCATTAGCGGGTACCATATGCAGGAGGCTGGTGCTACCGCGGACATAGAGCTTGCCTATACGCTGGCCGACGGAATGGAGTACCTCAGAACGGGAATTAATGCCGGTATGGACATCGATGTATTTGCTCCGCGCCTGTCATTCTTCTGGGCCATCGGCATGAACCATTTTATGGAAATTGCCAAAATGAGAGCGGGGAGGTTGCTCTGGGCAAAAATTGTGAAACAGTTTAACCCAAAAGATCCGAAATCAATGGCCTTAAGGACGCACTGCCAGACTTCTGGCTGGAGTTTAACGGAACAGGATCCTTATAATAATGTAACCCGCACCTGCGTTGAGGCTCTGGCAGCAGCATTAGGTCATACGCAATCATTGCATACCAATGCCCTGGATGAAGCCATAGCTCTGCCAACTGACTTTTCAGCCCGTATAGCTCGTAATACACAACTCTACCTTCAAAATGAAACCGGTATTACCCGCGTAGTCGACCCCTGGGGAGGCTCCTACTATGTTGAAAGCCTTACCGCCGAGCTTGTAGATAAAGCCTGGGCGTTGATTGAGGAGGTGGAAGAACTGGGAGGTATGGCCAAGGCCATAGAAAGCGGTGTACCCAAAATGAGGATTGAAGAAGCTGCAGCCCGAAAACAGGCCAGGATTGATTCCGGAAAAGATATTATTGTGGGTGTGAATAAATATCAAACTGATGAAGAACCGGACTTTGATATTCTGGAAGTGGATAACACCCGTGTGAGGAACCAACAAATAGAACGATTAAATAAACTTAAGGCTGAGCGTAATCAGGAAGAAGTTCAGGAATCACTTCGGGCTATAACAGAAACTGCGAAATCCGGCAATGGCAACCTGTTAGAGCTGGCGGTGGATGCTGCAAGAAAAAGAGCAACGCTGGGCGAGATTTCTGACGCCATGGAGGAGGTTTATGGTCGTCATAAAGCTACTATAAGATCAATATCAGGTGTATATTCAGGAGAAGCGAAAATGGACAACAACTTTAAAGAAGCTAAAGTACTCTCGGACAAATTTGCAGAAGAAGAAGGCAGAAGACCGCGAATAATGGTGGCCAAAATGGGTCAGGATGGCCATGACAGGGGGGCAAAAGTTATTGCTACCAGTTTTGCAGACCTTGGCTTCGATGTGGATATCGGACCATTGTTTCAAACTCCGGAAGAGGTGGCCCAGCAAGCCGCAGAAAATGATGTACACGTAATCGGAGCCTCCAGCCTTGCTGCAGGCCATAAAACACTGGTGCCTGAGTTGATCAATGCACTAAAAAAACTCGGCAGGGAAGATATCATGGTTATTGCGGGAGGTGTTATTCCTCCAAAAGACTATGACTATCTCTACAAAGCCGGAGTGAGCGGAATATTTGGGCCGGGAACAGTAATTGCCGAAGCAGCTAAGGACATCCTGAACAAATTATTGAAAAGCTAA
- the dnaA gene encoding chromosomal replication initiator protein DnaA, with the protein MHIDCETVWSDCLRVIKDNVAEQSFNTWFQPIVPLKCADDILTIQVPSQFFYEWLEEHYVHVLKKAIIAVMGPKARLEYSVIVDRGNSKSSPLSVSLPNRTPSRNYNASNGKDEYISPFQLKSVDSLYQESQLNPNNTFDSYIEGDCNRLARSAGYAVAQKPGVTSFNPLMLYGGVGLGKTHLVQAIGNEIKNNLSDRFVLYVSSEKFTNQFIDALRNNKAQEFQNFYMQVDILIIDDVQFLAGKERTQEIFFHIFNHLHQAGKQIVMTSDCPPRDLKGLQERLLSRFKWGLTADLQQPDYETRVAIIQRKMQSDGIYIPENVIEYLAYSVDTNIRELEGVLISLIAHASLNRVDIDLELAKQTLKNIVHDIETEVGIDYIQKTVAEFFKVEIASLKDKIRKKEIVIARQVAMYFSKEYTNHSLKAIGYHFGGRDHSTVIHAVQSVNDMMDTNASFKASVEELKKKLKMRAV; encoded by the coding sequence ATGCACATTGATTGCGAAACGGTTTGGAGTGATTGTCTGCGGGTAATCAAGGATAACGTGGCGGAGCAAAGTTTCAACACTTGGTTTCAGCCAATCGTGCCTTTAAAATGCGCGGACGATATTTTGACTATTCAGGTTCCGAGTCAGTTTTTCTACGAATGGCTTGAAGAACATTATGTGCATGTACTGAAAAAAGCTATTATAGCAGTTATGGGGCCGAAAGCTCGTCTGGAATATTCGGTTATAGTAGATAGGGGGAACAGCAAATCCTCACCTTTATCTGTTAGCCTGCCAAACCGCACACCTTCAAGAAATTACAATGCCAGTAATGGTAAAGACGAGTATATTTCTCCTTTTCAGTTGAAGTCGGTAGACTCTCTGTATCAGGAGTCTCAGCTAAATCCCAATAATACATTCGATTCATATATTGAGGGTGATTGTAACAGGCTGGCGAGGTCGGCGGGTTATGCCGTGGCTCAAAAGCCGGGGGTAACTTCCTTTAACCCGCTTATGCTTTACGGCGGTGTTGGCCTTGGTAAGACACATCTGGTACAGGCTATTGGTAATGAGATCAAGAATAATCTTTCTGATCGCTTTGTCTTATATGTTTCATCAGAAAAATTTACCAATCAGTTTATTGACGCCCTGAGGAACAATAAGGCGCAGGAGTTTCAGAACTTTTACATGCAGGTGGATATACTCATTATAGATGATGTACAGTTTCTTGCTGGTAAGGAAAGAACTCAGGAAATATTCTTTCATATCTTCAATCACCTGCACCAGGCTGGTAAGCAGATCGTGATGACCAGCGACTGTCCTCCCCGTGACCTGAAAGGCTTGCAGGAAAGGCTGCTGTCCAGGTTTAAATGGGGGCTGACCGCAGATTTGCAACAGCCCGATTATGAAACACGGGTGGCAATTATCCAGCGTAAGATGCAGTCGGATGGTATATACATACCTGAAAACGTGATAGAATACCTGGCTTACAGTGTTGATACCAATATCAGAGAGTTGGAAGGCGTACTGATCTCTTTGATAGCACATGCTTCTTTAAATCGTGTGGATATTGACCTGGAACTTGCCAAGCAAACCCTGAAGAATATCGTTCATGATATAGAAACAGAAGTAGGTATTGACTACATACAAAAGACTGTTGCAGAATTTTTTAAAGTTGAAATAGCCTCCTTAAAAGACAAGATCCGTAAAAAGGAAATTGTGATAGCGCGGCAGGTAGCTATGTATTTCTCAAAGGAATACACTAACCATTCCTTAAAAGCCATCGGCTATCATTTTGGAGGTCGCGATCATAGTACAGTTATACATGCTGTACAGTCTGTCAATGATATGATGGATACCAATGCTTCATTTAAGGCCTCCGTAGAAGAATTGAAGAAAAAGCTCAAGATGCGGGCGGTGTAA
- the pdxR gene encoding MocR-like pyridoxine biosynthesis transcription factor PdxR, producing MFPWKTVIRLDGSSGTPLYLQITNAIVREITSGRLAKSTKMPGTRAMSDTLVVNRKTVVQAYDELMAQGWLESFPSRGTFVSGKLPIVKPHVLNADENTTGSETLRIKSTGFANYKVKPKHTIEINSGTPDPRLAPIDWIYKECRSLSGSSYGKHFLKYGDARGDEKLRTSLSQYLSETRGMNISKDNILITRGSQMGIYMILNVLLNENDVVVVGHSSYDSADWSIEHLGGKLKRIDVDEYGLDIGALENLLKTTKVSVVYITPHHHYPTTVTLSANRRIQLLELALKYNFAIIEDDYDYDFHYSSSPLLPLASLNHHEHVIYIGSFSKIFAPAIRIGYVVSSRRIIDELSKIRGIIDRQGDPVMEHVLALAIENGELQRHLKKTLKIYLLRRNLICRLLTERLGDHIEFKVPEGGMAVWVKFRNGLKPDARTLIDDCLKKGVYLNVNHDFIDNLNAMRLGFASINEEEINAAIDILAGAIITPPAS from the coding sequence ATGTTTCCATGGAAAACAGTTATCAGGTTAGACGGCAGCTCAGGCACTCCCTTGTACCTGCAAATAACAAATGCCATAGTACGCGAGATCACCAGTGGTCGCCTGGCTAAAAGCACCAAAATGCCCGGCACCAGGGCTATGTCTGATACTTTAGTAGTAAACAGAAAAACCGTGGTACAGGCTTATGACGAGCTAATGGCACAGGGGTGGCTTGAGTCCTTTCCATCGCGTGGAACTTTTGTATCAGGGAAGCTCCCCATAGTTAAGCCTCATGTACTGAATGCCGATGAAAATACGACAGGCTCTGAAACATTGCGTATAAAATCGACCGGTTTTGCTAATTATAAGGTTAAGCCCAAACATACAATAGAAATCAACTCGGGCACACCCGACCCCCGGCTTGCTCCTATCGACTGGATATATAAGGAGTGTCGCTCATTATCCGGCAGCAGTTATGGTAAGCATTTTCTGAAGTATGGCGATGCCCGGGGCGACGAAAAGTTGCGAACCTCTCTAAGCCAATATCTCTCCGAAACCCGTGGCATGAATATCAGTAAGGATAATATCCTGATCACACGAGGGAGCCAGATGGGCATCTATATGATCTTAAATGTGCTCCTCAATGAAAACGACGTGGTGGTAGTAGGCCATAGCAGTTATGATTCGGCAGATTGGAGTATTGAGCATCTCGGGGGCAAATTGAAACGCATTGATGTAGATGAATACGGGCTCGATATTGGTGCATTGGAAAACCTTTTAAAAACTACAAAAGTGAGTGTGGTATACATTACCCCACACCATCATTATCCCACTACAGTTACCCTGTCTGCCAATCGGAGGATACAGCTGCTCGAATTAGCCTTGAAATACAATTTTGCCATTATAGAAGATGATTACGATTATGATTTCCACTACAGTAGCAGTCCGCTGCTTCCTCTTGCAAGCCTCAATCACCATGAACATGTCATCTATATTGGCTCTTTCAGCAAGATATTCGCTCCGGCCATCCGGATTGGCTATGTGGTGTCATCCCGTAGGATCATAGACGAGCTCAGCAAGATCAGGGGCATCATTGACAGACAAGGCGACCCGGTGATGGAGCATGTGCTGGCCCTGGCCATTGAAAACGGGGAACTTCAACGGCACCTAAAGAAAACTCTTAAAATATACCTTTTGAGAAGGAATCTGATTTGCAGGCTCCTAACAGAAAGGCTCGGTGACCATATTGAATTTAAAGTACCGGAAGGAGGCATGGCAGTTTGGGTGAAATTCCGTAATGGACTAAAACCTGATGCCAGAACTTTGATAGATGATTGTTTAAAAAAGGGAGTTTACCTCAATGTAAATCATGATTTTATTGATAACCTCAATGCCATGCGGCTGGGGTTTGCGTCTATAAATGAAGAAGAGATAAATGCGGCTATAGACATTCTGGCCGGGGCCATTATTACACCGCCCGCATCTTGA
- a CDS encoding CHAT domain-containing protein, with protein sequence MDFNFKSLKTCIALALLLSFSVGYAQNWDKYLNKADAQYEEGDYVKAKKTLAKFKKKLSKKLGTNNEYMPQYYLREARFNLAVGVLVEFDNSIQQALQVSMAVNGEHSVKHARNQLEIAEILAHYGNYVSAQEHVEAAEKTLKSSDQLDDKMQAQINLTRAEVLSGQGYYRQALSFINNQLDYFQSRAVLKETYVDESGKLKTRRLSEEEIGERLGDYATLLTLKANTFRKKGNYNSADSAFVRAEEWISSNLGNTSVYYINNQFLHGKLLVENGIDVEKMPNNIKFEKSLSNLKRQHEESHYLAFELFEALLKQYLLNDNKAKYRNLKVEYEKAIKRNFSKSSLHYLNLETLEFDSKLVKERTKNLENQANAILASTRALPRNHKKTIDILDFLYRLARQNQNFLAAEKNLTDIIEIKKALYGENSPEYHLAKIELANYYLDFTDKIKEAENIYNESFFKIVSKEIDPWHKDYVNILNHISTFYENTDQYAKASATLDKALDAARSKYDDQDPDYGVELNEIARLQIKLGEYDKAQENISKSTEILERERRNEKRVADYVNAMETSAKLKAIQGLFDDAEETLERSQKLLTRAESTVNYNELNATEELASLYITLGRYTETERLLQKLITTYEVRYGRQSRKLVAPLVNKGRLKLISGEYPEAEKTAQRSLAIAESIFGSNSSKMAPSLLLLSEIYTSIGDYDKAQANVERAIKIQEAQFGRQHVDVGNSITQLALIRFYKGDNLREVEKLMDEAKNIIAGKLGNRNPQYANILTELSKVYISQRRFDEAFNALTLAENIWVSKVGRRNNINAASIYTLTGDIYYLQRKFDLAEENYEKAKKLYEKFFNNNHPEYVKILSKLSKVYYMEGDSRNAKKFIEEALVNYGNFIRDFFPALSEREKAKYWNTIRPDFEFYNTLAFNLKDTDKKVIGSVYNNALLTKAILLNSSIKIRERILTSSDEELKSKYNDWLAKKEHLTNVLSMSVEQLTENQIDPVALAHEVEQLEKDLSQKSELFSSSFEDKTIVWQNVQKALKPNEIAIEMVRYRYFDHVFTDSVVYAAIYIKHEKEQPEPEVVLIKNGHDLENKLFKFYRNSITFKVKDRYSYDNYWAPLKNIAGAYPTIYLSADGVYNQINLEAIPVSDEKYVIDNSNIILVSNTKDIYLRQVKTQLVQEEKRASMFGNPAFYMASNSGDINALPGTEREVRELRDLLSNKGWTTTSYMEQEANEEQIKRLDNPKVFHIATHGFFTPVKELETSQEIMQSESEAAQNPLLRTGLLLTGAGDLLNKTAYNYNLENGILTAYEAMNLNLDQTELVVLSACETGLGELAVGEGVYGLQRAFLVAGAKTLIMSMFKVDDRATQLLMTKFYKKWLETGKKRQSFIEAKKELRTEYPDPIYWGSFIMIGLD encoded by the coding sequence ATGGATTTTAATTTCAAAAGCTTGAAGACATGTATCGCCCTTGCACTTCTATTATCATTTTCTGTGGGTTATGCCCAGAATTGGGACAAATATCTCAACAAAGCTGATGCCCAATATGAAGAAGGCGACTATGTAAAAGCGAAGAAGACCTTAGCCAAATTCAAGAAAAAATTATCAAAAAAACTCGGCACCAATAACGAATACATGCCGCAATACTACCTTAGAGAAGCCCGGTTTAATTTGGCTGTGGGGGTACTTGTAGAGTTTGATAACAGCATTCAGCAGGCGCTGCAGGTCAGTATGGCTGTTAATGGAGAACATAGTGTAAAACATGCCAGAAACCAACTGGAAATAGCTGAGATCCTGGCACATTATGGCAACTATGTTAGTGCCCAGGAGCATGTAGAGGCAGCGGAGAAAACATTAAAATCGTCTGACCAGTTAGATGATAAAATGCAGGCACAAATAAATCTGACGCGTGCTGAAGTGCTCTCCGGGCAGGGTTATTACAGGCAGGCACTTTCGTTTATTAATAATCAGCTGGATTACTTCCAAAGCAGAGCGGTGCTGAAGGAGACTTATGTAGATGAATCAGGAAAACTAAAGACCAGGAGGCTTTCTGAAGAAGAGATAGGTGAGCGACTGGGTGACTACGCCACCTTACTGACCCTAAAAGCCAATACATTTCGAAAAAAAGGCAACTACAACAGTGCTGACAGCGCGTTTGTAAGGGCAGAAGAATGGATCAGTTCGAATCTGGGTAATACCAGTGTTTACTATATCAACAACCAGTTTTTACATGGCAAACTTCTGGTTGAAAATGGTATAGACGTAGAAAAGATGCCCAACAACATTAAGTTTGAAAAATCCTTATCAAACCTCAAAAGACAACACGAAGAATCGCATTACCTTGCTTTTGAACTTTTTGAGGCACTTTTAAAACAGTATTTGCTTAATGACAACAAAGCCAAATACCGTAATCTGAAGGTGGAGTATGAGAAGGCCATAAAGAGAAATTTCTCCAAAAGCAGCCTGCATTATCTCAACCTTGAAACCCTTGAATTTGACTCCAAGCTTGTTAAAGAAAGAACCAAAAATCTCGAAAACCAGGCCAATGCCATACTTGCCTCCACGCGGGCTCTCCCCAGAAACCACAAAAAGACCATTGATATACTGGATTTTCTGTACCGGCTGGCCAGACAAAACCAGAACTTTCTGGCGGCAGAAAAAAACCTCACTGATATCATAGAAATCAAGAAAGCATTGTATGGAGAAAACTCACCGGAATACCACCTGGCAAAAATTGAACTGGCGAATTACTACCTCGACTTTACCGACAAGATCAAAGAGGCCGAGAATATCTATAATGAAAGCTTCTTTAAAATCGTAAGCAAGGAGATCGACCCATGGCATAAAGATTATGTCAACATACTCAACCATATCTCTACTTTCTATGAAAATACTGATCAATATGCCAAAGCTTCTGCCACTCTTGACAAGGCTCTTGACGCTGCCCGCTCCAAATACGACGATCAGGATCCCGATTATGGTGTTGAGCTTAATGAAATAGCCAGGTTACAGATCAAACTGGGAGAGTACGACAAGGCACAGGAAAATATCAGCAAATCCACAGAAATACTGGAAAGGGAAAGACGTAATGAGAAGCGTGTAGCTGACTATGTCAACGCTATGGAAACAAGCGCCAAATTAAAAGCCATCCAGGGATTGTTTGATGATGCTGAAGAAACACTGGAACGATCCCAGAAGCTACTGACCAGGGCTGAATCTACTGTAAATTATAATGAGCTCAATGCTACCGAGGAACTGGCGAGTCTGTACATTACCCTTGGAAGGTATACCGAGACTGAAAGGCTTTTACAAAAGCTTATTACTACTTACGAAGTACGATATGGCCGCCAATCAAGAAAACTTGTTGCTCCTTTGGTTAACAAAGGCAGGTTAAAATTAATATCAGGTGAATACCCTGAGGCTGAAAAAACAGCCCAACGCTCACTGGCTATCGCGGAAAGTATTTTCGGAAGCAATTCTTCCAAAATGGCCCCTTCGCTTCTGCTGCTTTCGGAAATATATACAAGCATTGGTGATTACGATAAAGCCCAGGCCAACGTGGAGCGTGCAATTAAGATCCAGGAAGCACAATTTGGACGTCAACATGTAGATGTAGGTAATTCTATTACACAGCTTGCTCTCATTCGTTTTTATAAAGGTGACAACCTGAGAGAAGTGGAGAAACTGATGGACGAAGCCAAAAATATAATTGCCGGCAAATTGGGAAACCGAAACCCTCAGTACGCCAACATTTTAACAGAGCTCTCCAAAGTCTATATTTCCCAAAGAAGGTTCGATGAAGCCTTTAATGCCCTTACACTGGCTGAAAACATATGGGTATCAAAAGTTGGCCGTAGAAATAACATCAATGCAGCAAGTATTTATACTCTTACCGGTGATATCTATTACCTGCAACGCAAATTTGATCTTGCTGAAGAGAACTATGAGAAAGCCAAAAAGCTTTACGAAAAATTCTTTAATAACAACCATCCTGAATATGTGAAGATACTTTCCAAGCTAAGCAAAGTATACTATATGGAGGGTGACAGCCGCAATGCAAAAAAATTCATTGAAGAGGCACTGGTAAATTATGGAAACTTTATCCGTGATTTCTTCCCGGCACTGAGTGAAAGGGAAAAAGCCAAATACTGGAATACTATCAGGCCTGATTTCGAGTTTTACAACACGCTGGCCTTTAACCTGAAGGATACTGATAAAAAGGTTATTGGCTCAGTATATAACAACGCATTACTGACAAAAGCTATTTTGTTAAACTCTTCGATTAAGATCAGAGAAAGAATACTAACCAGCAGCGACGAAGAGCTTAAAAGTAAATATAATGACTGGCTGGCCAAAAAGGAGCACCTCACAAATGTACTTTCAATGAGCGTGGAACAGCTCACTGAAAATCAGATCGACCCTGTCGCACTTGCTCATGAGGTAGAGCAACTGGAAAAAGACCTGAGCCAAAAATCAGAGCTGTTTAGCTCAAGTTTCGAAGACAAAACTATCGTATGGCAAAATGTACAAAAGGCCCTCAAGCCTAACGAGATAGCCATTGAGATGGTAAGATATCGCTATTTCGACCATGTATTTACAGATTCAGTGGTGTATGCAGCCATTTACATCAAGCATGAAAAAGAGCAACCCGAGCCGGAAGTGGTGCTGATCAAAAATGGCCATGACCTGGAGAATAAATTATTTAAGTTTTACCGAAACAGCATCACTTTTAAGGTAAAGGACAGGTACTCTTATGACAATTACTGGGCACCGTTAAAAAACATTGCCGGTGCCTATCCTACCATTTACCTCTCTGCCGACGGTGTCTACAACCAGATTAACCTGGAGGCTATACCTGTCAGCGATGAGAAATATGTTATAGACAATTCGAATATCATACTGGTAAGCAACACAAAAGATATTTATCTCAGACAGGTAAAGACACAATTGGTCCAGGAAGAAAAAAGGGCCTCTATGTTTGGAAATCCGGCTTTTTATATGGCCTCTAATTCGGGTGATATAAATGCTCTGCCCGGCACAGAGCGCGAAGTGCGCGAGCTTAGAGACCTGCTAAGCAACAAAGGCTGGACCACAACCTCCTATATGGAGCAGGAAGCCAATGAAGAGCAAATCAAAAGGTTGGATAATCCAAAAGTCTTCCACATTGCCACGCATGGTTTTTTCACACCTGTTAAGGAATTGGAAACCTCGCAGGAGATCATGCAAAGTGAATCGGAGGCAGCTCAAAATCCATTACTTCGGACGGGTCTTTTGCTAACCGGTGCAGGAGATCTTTTGAATAAGACAGCCTACAACTATAATCTTGAAAATGGGATACTTACAGCCTATGAAGCTATGAACCTCAACCTTGATCAGACCGAGCTGGTTGTATTGAGCGCCTGCGAAACAGGACTGGGGGAACTGGCGGTAGGAGAAGGTGTATACGGCCTGCAACGTGCCTTTTTGGTAGCGGGTGCCAAAACCCTGATCATGAGTATGTTTAAAGTCGATGACCGGGCAACTCAATTGCTAATGACCAAATTCTACAAAAAATGGCTGGAGACTGGTAAAAAAAGGCAATCATTCATCGAAGCAAAAAAGGAACTAAGAACGGAATACCCTGACCCTATTTATTGGGGATCGTTTATCATGATAGGCCTGGATTAG